DNA from Streptomyces sp. NBC_01476:
CCGGCTGTCCACTTATGTGCCTGAAAACTCGGCGCGCTCGTCCGTCGGAGGCGACCCCGCCTACTTCTACTACTACGGGACCGACTACTCGTACGGCGCGAAGATGGACTCGTTGGGCGGATATCTGGTCAACCAGGTGTCCAAACAGGGCCGGTGGAACGAGGGAACCCCCTTCACCGTCGCGACCGGCAAGGTCACGGTGAAGATGGTCGACGCGGGCTCCAAGCACGGTTCCAAGAACGCGGACGCCCACGTCGCCGCCGCCCAGATCCGGCTCACCTGTCTGTCCACATGACGGCCGGGATGCGGGTGGCCGCCCGCGGCTGGGGGACGTACCGGACGATCACCGCGGCCGTGCGTGAGGCGGAACCGGGCGCTGTGGTGTCCATCCAGGCGGGCACCTACACGGAGTGCGTCGTCCTGGACCGGGATGTGACGCTGGTCGCTGAGAAGGGTGCCTCCTCGGTGCGCGTCGTCGGCGTACGCGGACCCGCGCTCGCCGTGCACGGCGCGGGCGGCACGGTGCGGGGTCTGGTACTCGAGGGCAGCGGCGGCGAACCGGCCGTCTCGGTCACCGCCGGTTCGGTACTGATCGTCGACTGTGAGATCACCGGTGGCGGCGTACAGGTCAGCGGGACCGCGACGCCCGTCATCCGGGACTGCGAACTCCACCACACCGGCCAGATCGGCCTCTACCTCGCTGGCGACAGCCGGTCGGTCGTCGAGAGCACGACCATCGCCGACGTGGACGCCGTGGGAATCCTGGTGGACCACGGCGCCGCGCCGTCGCTGAACCGGGTGACGGTCACGCGGACCGGGGGCCACGGCATCCGCGTCACCGGCTCGGCCCGCGGCACCTTCGACAACTGCGCCGTCACCCACACAGGTGTGACGGCCGTCGCGGTGGACGGCAGCGCCCGTCCCCTGCTGCGCGGCTGCCACATCAGCGACAGCGCGGCCGGCGGGGTGCTCGTCACCGGAACCGCCGGATCCGAGGTGGTCAACGGGACCGTCGCCGAGCAGACCGCGGACGAAGGCCCGTCGGCCGGAGGGGAGTTCGGGGTCTCGCTGCGCGGCTGCGAGATCGCCCGCACGGCACAGGACGGGGTGCACGTCACCGGACGGGCCGTCACCTCCTTCGTCGGCTGCCGGGTCAGCGACATCAAGGCCGCCGGGATCGTCGCCGGTGAGTCGAGCCGGATGCGGCTGGAGGACACCACCACCACCGACACGGCCGGCTCCGGACTCGCGGCGCGCGGCGAGGCGCGGGTCGACGTCCGCGCGGGCGGGTTCGCGCGCTCGGGAGCCAACGGCGTCTACGTGTCGGACGCCGCGGAGCTGACCCTTGTCGGCTGCGCGGTCACCGACGCCACCTACACGGCCGTCCACGCCGGCGGCACCAGCCGGGTGACGCTCCGCGACAGCCAGGTCCGGGGCACCCCCGAACACGGACTGCACATCACCGGGGACGCGTTGATGACCCTGACGGGTGTCGAGATCGGCGACGCCGCGCTCTGTGGCATCTCGGTCGACGGAGGCGACCTGGCGGCACGGAACTGCATCATCTCCAAAGTGGCGACCGGCGTCAGGCTGAGCACGGACCACCGCCCGCTGATCGACGACTGCGACATCACCTCCTGCACCGGAGTGGGCCTGGACATCGCCGCCGCCGGAATCGTCACGGACACCCGGATCAGCGATACGGGCGCGACCGGCGTCTTCATCCGGGAGAGTGCCGCGGCGTGGCTCACCGACTGCTCCATCACCGACACCAAGGGCACCGGCCTGGTGGTGCAGGCCGACGCCGCCCCACGGGTCCGCGGTGTCGCCATCGCCCGTACCGCGAAGAACGGCCTGTACGTCGCCGCGAGCGGCGCCGGGCGCTTCGAGAACTGCGACATCGGCGCGACCGGCTACCCCGCCGTATACGTGGGCAGCGAGGCCGCGCCCTTGCTGCGCGGCTGCTTCTTCCACGACATGGACGAGGACCTGAAGATGGAGGAGGACGCGGCGGCGACCGTCGAATCCTGTCGGAGCCAGGACGTGAAGGTGCCCACCCTGCCCGAGGACGCCACCGCCGTGTCCGTACCGTGGGGAGCCGTGGCGGGAGCTCCGGGGCCGGGAGGTCCCGCTCCCGGTGTGCCGGCGACGGCAGCGGGTGCCGGGCAGACCGCGTCGGACTCGGCCGAGAGCCTCACCGAGGTGCTGGACGAGTTGCATGGCCTGGTCGGTCTGGAGGGCGTCAAGACCGACGTCAGCACCATGGTCAAGGTGATGCAGATGGTCCGGCAGCGGACCGAGGCCGGGCTCGCCGCGCCGCCGCTCAGTCGGCACCTGGTCTTCGCGGGCAACAGCGGCACCGGCAAGACCACCGTCGCCCGGCTCTACGGCCGTATCCTCGCCGCGGTGGGGCTGCTCTCCCGGGGGCACCTGGTGGAGGCGGACCGCGGCTCCCTGGTCGGTGAGTACGTCGGGCACACCGCGCCCAAGACCACCGCCATTTTCCGGCGCGCGCTGGGCGGGGTGCTGTTCATCGACGAGGCGTACGCGCTCACCCCCGGCGGCCAGAGCGCCGACTACGGGAAGGAGGCCATCTCCACCCTGGTCAAACTGATGGAGGACTACCGCGACGACGTGGTGGTCATCGTCGCCGGGTACCCCGACGAGATGGAGGGTTTCGTCGACGCCAACCCGGGCCTGGCGTCACGGTTCACCCGGACCCTGGTCTTCGACGACTACGACGGCGAGGAGCTGTCCCAGATCGTCGAGTGGAACGCGCGGCAGCACGAGTACGAGCTGCCCGAGGACACCCTGGTCGCGCTGCTCGACTACTTCGCCTCGCTGGTGCGCGACGACCGGTTCGGCAACGGCCGTACCGCCCGGCAGACCTTCCAGCGGATGACCGAGAGGCACGCCCAGCGGGTGGTCGACCTCATCGCGCCGACGACCGAGGACCTGGTGACCCTGCTCCCGGAGGACCTGCCGCCGGTGAAGTGAGGGGACAGCGGGAGAGACAACCGGGAGAGACAACAACGCCGCCTGCGCCGGGAATCCGGGGCAGGCGGCACCGCGCGGGCCACGCTACGACCCGGGGAACACCGAGTTGGAGTCGGTGTAGGTGTACATCTGCCCGGCGTTGTTGAGCAGCGCGGTGAACGCACCCATGACCTCGATCGCGCCCGCACCGGCCACCATCAGCTTGGACAGCTGGGGGTTGATGGCGTCACCGAAGGCTTTGGCCTCGGAGTCGAGCTCGTTGAGGTGCCATATGGGGTGGTCGGTGCCGGTCTCAGCGGCGGCCTTTCCGTGCTTCGTTTCCCAGTGCCCGACGTTCTGCCCGAAGAGGTTGGGATTGTTGATCGCGCTCCGGACGGTCTTCAGCACGGCCTCGTAGCCATGGGTGGACGTCTGCGTCGCGGTCATGCACGCCTGCTCCGCCGTCCTCAACGCCCCGAGGTCGATGGAGAACGAGCCACCGGGCAGTCCGTCCGAGGGGGTGCCCGACGAGTTGGGGGACTGGCTCGGCACGAAGTCGGGCGCCGTGCTGTAGGCGTCGGTCAGGTCAGGCATGGCGACGACCGTGCCGTTGTCGGTCTTGGACCCGTCGTCCTTGATCTTGGTCGGCGAGCCCCCGTAGATCGCGTCGTAATCGTTGGCGGCGGTCTGCTGGTCCTTCTTGCCCTTGGAGGACGGGTCGACGTTGGGCTGCCACGGCTCGGCCTGGTGTTTCGACTTGATCGGATCGACCATCGGATCCCTCGCTCTCGGTGGACGTCTCAGAGCCGACAGAGTTTCTCAGCTCAGATCCTGTCGTGCCCGCCGGCCGTCCGTCGATGTCCATCTTCCTGGACTGGGACTGGCGCCCGGAACTGGGATCTGCCGACGGGGTTCGTCGCTCCCTACCGTGGTGAGCTGGGCGACGATTGGGGTGAGCCAGTGACGACGCCGGAGAACGCCGGGGCCCAACAGGGGTCGCAGGGTAATGGTTCGGAGCAGCGGGTGGTCGACGGCCGGCCGCTGTCGGGGCATGCGACGACGGACGGTGGGTTCGTCTCGGACGACGGCAGGACGTATGTGTCGCCGGCGGGTGTGGTGGAGCACGGTTTGACGGCGCCGGATGGTTCGTTCCTGCCGAATGGTGTGGTGCGGACGGTCGATGGTCAGCAGGTGTACGGGAGTGTGCTGTCGGACGGGTCGTTCCGTTCCGAGGACGGGACGCTCACGGTTCTGCCGTCGGGTGTGGTGGAGCATGGGCGGACGACTCCTGATGGTGCGTTCGAGTATCAGCGGACTGTTGATGGTCAGCAGGTGTGGGGGAGTGACACCAAGGACGGGTGGCTGTCGTCCGACGGGAAGACGTATGTCGACGGGTCCACGGGTGAGGTTCAGCATGGCCTGACGGCGCCGGATGGTTTGTTCCTGCCCAATGGTGAAGTGCGGACGGTCGATGGCCGGCAGGTGTACGGGAGTGTGGGGAAGGACGGGTCGTTCCGTTCGGAGGACGGGACGCTCACGGTTCTGCCGTCGGGTGTGGTGGAGCATGGGCGGACGACTCCTGATGGTGCGTTCGAGTATCAGCGGACTGTTGATGGTCAGCAGGTGTGGGGGAGTGACACCAAGGACGGGTGGCTGTCGTCCGACGGGAAGACGTATGTCGACGGGTCCACGGGTGAGGTTCAGCATGGCCTGACGGCGCCGGATGGTTTGTTCCTGCCCAATGGCGCGGTACGGACGGTCGATGGCCGGCAGGTGTACGGGAGTGTGGGGAAGGACGGGTCGTTCCTGTCGGAGGACGGGACGATGTTGGTTCTGCCGTCGGGTGTGGTGGAGTACGGGCGGACGACTCCTGATGGTGCGTTTGAGTATCAGCGGGACGTCGACGGTCAGCAGGTGTGGGGGAGTGACACCAAGGACGGGTGGCTGTCGTCCGACGGGAAGA
Protein-coding regions in this window:
- a CDS encoding WXG100 family type VII secretion target, giving the protein MTTPENAGAQQGSQGNGSEQRVVDGRPLSGHATTDGGFVSDDGRTYVSPAGVVEHGLTAPDGSFLPNGVVRTVDGQQVYGSVLSDGSFRSEDGTLTVLPSGVVEHGRTTPDGAFEYQRTVDGQQVWGSDTKDGWLSSDGKTYVDGSTGEVQHGLTAPDGLFLPNGEVRTVDGRQVYGSVGKDGSFRSEDGTLTVLPSGVVEHGRTTPDGAFEYQRTVDGQQVWGSDTKDGWLSSDGKTYVDGSTGEVQHGLTAPDGLFLPNGAVRTVDGRQVYGSVGKDGSFLSEDGTMLVLPSGVVEYGRTTPDGAFEYQRDVDGQQVWGSDTKDGWLSSDGKTYIDSSGKTEKGITSPSGQFIPGGSTHTLPDGTVLYGHQDGGDFVTADGSTVVLANGTVLNGSTDPATGIFTANSGGTYSIDDNGITPVTKQPDGSYLLPNGQTIMTADSWRIDLQALSDAMGLVSRRAEDVNGYCQAITGQYAAIEASWSSPAGDSFADASKKANDAMASTRGLLRDVINRMKMSYDNYVQAEHANTKNSTGS
- a CDS encoding right-handed parallel beta-helix repeat-containing protein, producing MTAGMRVAARGWGTYRTITAAVREAEPGAVVSIQAGTYTECVVLDRDVTLVAEKGASSVRVVGVRGPALAVHGAGGTVRGLVLEGSGGEPAVSVTAGSVLIVDCEITGGGVQVSGTATPVIRDCELHHTGQIGLYLAGDSRSVVESTTIADVDAVGILVDHGAAPSLNRVTVTRTGGHGIRVTGSARGTFDNCAVTHTGVTAVAVDGSARPLLRGCHISDSAAGGVLVTGTAGSEVVNGTVAEQTADEGPSAGGEFGVSLRGCEIARTAQDGVHVTGRAVTSFVGCRVSDIKAAGIVAGESSRMRLEDTTTTDTAGSGLAARGEARVDVRAGGFARSGANGVYVSDAAELTLVGCAVTDATYTAVHAGGTSRVTLRDSQVRGTPEHGLHITGDALMTLTGVEIGDAALCGISVDGGDLAARNCIISKVATGVRLSTDHRPLIDDCDITSCTGVGLDIAAAGIVTDTRISDTGATGVFIRESAAAWLTDCSITDTKGTGLVVQADAAPRVRGVAIARTAKNGLYVAASGAGRFENCDIGATGYPAVYVGSEAAPLLRGCFFHDMDEDLKMEEDAAATVESCRSQDVKVPTLPEDATAVSVPWGAVAGAPGPGGPAPGVPATAAGAGQTASDSAESLTEVLDELHGLVGLEGVKTDVSTMVKVMQMVRQRTEAGLAAPPLSRHLVFAGNSGTGKTTVARLYGRILAAVGLLSRGHLVEADRGSLVGEYVGHTAPKTTAIFRRALGGVLFIDEAYALTPGGQSADYGKEAISTLVKLMEDYRDDVVVIVAGYPDEMEGFVDANPGLASRFTRTLVFDDYDGEELSQIVEWNARQHEYELPEDTLVALLDYFASLVRDDRFGNGRTARQTFQRMTERHAQRVVDLIAPTTEDLVTLLPEDLPPVK